A genomic stretch from Candidatus Thiothrix anitrata includes:
- a CDS encoding phosphoketolase family protein gives MTTTLSPELLGRMDAYWRAANYLSVGQIYLFDNPLLKRPLTLADVKHTLLGHWGTTPGQNFIYVHLNRIIKQYDLDMIYISGPGHGGPAVVSNTYLEGTYSEIYPDISQDEAGLQKLFLQFSFPGGIPSHASPECPGSIHEGGELGYSLSHAFGAVFDNPDLVVACVVGDGEAETGPLATSWHSNKFLDPVTDGVVLPILHLNGYKIANPTVLARISREELEQLLRGYGWTPYFVEGHEPALMHAAMAATLDTVMTQIQDIQQTARVHGDLTRPRWPMIVLVSPKGWTGPKVVDGVQIEGTFRTHQVPLSNPAAHPEHLQLLEDWLKSYRPEELFDENGRLQPELAELAPTGERRMGANPHANGGMLLRDLRMPDFQDYAVDVPTPGVSGIGDTRVLGPFLRDVATLNGEQRNFRVFAPDEVLSNGLEALFEVTQRQWDAAIVANDEFLAPSGRVLDSMLSEHQCQGWLEGYLLTGRHGLFTCYEAFIHIIDSMFNQHAKWLKVTAHLPWRRKIASLNYLLTSHVWRQTANGFTHQDPGFIDHVVNKKAEVVRVYFPPDANCLLSVMDHCLRSRHYVNVVIAGKHPAPQWLSMDAAVKHCTQGISIWQWASNDQTDETDVVMACCGDVPTLETLAAVSILREHLPDLKVRVVNVVNLMKLQPQNEHPHGLSDADFDTIFTKDKPVIFAFHAYPWLIHRLTYRRTNHDNFHVRGYKEEGTISTPFDMTVVNDLDRFHLVMDAIDRLPQTGDRGSYLKQQLKDKLVEHRQYINQYGRDMPEIRDWVWR, from the coding sequence ATGACCACCACACTCTCCCCCGAACTGCTAGGTCGAATGGATGCTTACTGGCGTGCTGCTAATTACCTCTCTGTCGGACAGATTTACCTGTTCGACAACCCGCTGCTAAAACGCCCGCTCACGCTGGCGGATGTGAAGCACACCCTGCTGGGACACTGGGGCACAACACCCGGACAAAACTTCATTTACGTGCATTTGAACCGCATTATCAAACAATACGACCTCGACATGATCTACATCTCCGGCCCCGGACACGGCGGGCCTGCGGTGGTAAGCAACACCTACCTCGAAGGCACGTATAGCGAAATCTACCCCGACATCAGCCAAGACGAGGCGGGGTTGCAAAAGCTGTTTTTGCAATTTTCGTTTCCCGGCGGCATTCCCAGCCATGCGTCGCCGGAATGCCCCGGCTCAATCCACGAAGGCGGCGAACTGGGCTATTCGCTGAGTCATGCGTTCGGCGCAGTATTCGACAACCCCGATCTGGTAGTAGCGTGCGTGGTCGGCGATGGCGAAGCGGAAACCGGGCCGCTGGCGACTTCGTGGCATTCCAACAAGTTCCTTGATCCGGTGACGGATGGCGTGGTACTGCCGATCCTGCACCTCAACGGCTACAAGATTGCCAACCCGACCGTGCTGGCTCGCATCAGCCGCGAGGAACTGGAACAGTTATTGCGCGGCTACGGCTGGACACCGTATTTCGTGGAAGGTCATGAACCAGCGTTGATGCACGCCGCAATGGCTGCAACACTCGACACGGTGATGACGCAAATTCAAGACATCCAGCAAACGGCTCGCGTCCACGGCGATTTGACCCGCCCGCGCTGGCCGATGATCGTGCTGGTTTCCCCCAAAGGCTGGACAGGACCAAAAGTCGTCGATGGTGTGCAAATCGAAGGCACATTCCGCACGCATCAAGTGCCACTTTCCAACCCCGCTGCGCACCCCGAACACCTCCAATTGCTGGAAGACTGGCTAAAAAGCTACCGACCGGAAGAGCTTTTCGACGAAAACGGACGTTTGCAGCCAGAATTGGCGGAACTTGCCCCCACGGGTGAACGGCGCATGGGAGCAAATCCCCACGCTAACGGCGGCATGTTACTGCGCGATTTGCGGATGCCGGACTTCCAAGATTATGCGGTGGACGTACCCACGCCGGGTGTAAGCGGTATTGGCGATACCCGCGTACTGGGACCTTTTTTGCGCGATGTGGCAACACTGAACGGTGAGCAGCGCAATTTCCGCGTATTCGCCCCCGACGAAGTGCTATCCAACGGGCTTGAAGCCCTGTTTGAAGTAACCCAACGCCAATGGGATGCGGCGATCGTGGCGAATGACGAATTTCTCGCCCCCAGCGGACGGGTGCTGGACTCGATGCTCAGCGAACACCAGTGCCAAGGCTGGCTGGAAGGTTATTTGCTGACCGGGCGGCACGGGCTATTCACTTGCTACGAAGCCTTCATCCACATCATTGATTCGATGTTCAACCAGCACGCCAAGTGGCTAAAAGTCACCGCACATTTACCGTGGCGGCGCAAGATTGCCTCGTTGAATTACCTGCTGACTTCGCACGTCTGGCGGCAAACTGCCAACGGTTTTACCCACCAAGACCCCGGTTTCATCGACCACGTGGTGAACAAGAAAGCCGAAGTCGTGCGGGTGTATTTTCCGCCGGATGCCAACTGCTTGCTGTCGGTAATGGATCATTGCCTACGCAGCCGCCATTACGTCAATGTGGTGATTGCGGGCAAACATCCCGCCCCACAATGGTTGTCGATGGATGCCGCCGTCAAGCATTGCACCCAAGGCATTAGTATCTGGCAATGGGCAAGCAACGATCAAACCGACGAAACCGATGTGGTCATGGCGTGTTGTGGCGATGTGCCGACGCTGGAAACGCTGGCAGCGGTGTCGATTTTGCGTGAACACTTACCTGACTTGAAAGTTCGCGTAGTTAACGTCGTCAATCTGATGAAACTGCAACCGCAGAATGAACATCCGCACGGCTTGAGTGATGCCGATTTCGACACGATTTTCACCAAGGATAAGCCGGTGATTTTCGCTTTTCATGCCTACCCGTGGCTAATCCATCGGCTGACGTACCGCCGTACCAACCATGATAATTTCCATGTGCGCGGCTACAAGGAAGAAGGCACGATCAGTACGCCGTTTGATATGACAGTGGTGAATGATCTTGACCGCTTCCATTTGGTGATGGATGCCATTGACCGCTTGCCGCAAACGGGCGACAGAGGGAGTTACCTCAAGCAGCAACTCAAAGATAAACTGGTGGAACATCGGCAATACATTAACCAGTACGGACGGGATATGCCGGAGATTCGGGATTGGGTGTGGCGTTAG
- a CDS encoding toll/interleukin-1 receptor domain-containing protein, with product MPPDIFISFAHVDDQPVANQQQGWITHFTNHLRNELNRRMGRKDNYHFWKDFRLQGNDAVTPEIEQQVTQANTLVILFSTGWMASPWCQRELELFQSSHPDLSKRIFVVELERVAMADKPVIMQDLLNYPFWRVTDKDRVRQLGFPVPQATDTDYFERLVDLSYDISATLKTLQTSTAQPAEPPKATVYVAPVDYPLYSQRSNLISELKQFGIAALPAANTPDPHIDANLAQCSHFVQLLDANYTMGIPCNQHFTAEVAKKPILQWRDPKLDYTGGHVPEEHRKLLEGKTVIAAPLSDFIRMVRDVVLPKPKLPEDDAPKVNGEKMVFVHASQDDFERAYQVAQALKARGYGIALPRYQGEPERIRKSIERGYLSCDVMLVLHQKAPADVVEDYLSEARVKTLQRETKLLILICQGDGAEELYFIPPGVLPLICHNNFDEHCLEQFLAEVEA from the coding sequence GTGCCGCCAGATATTTTCATCAGTTTTGCTCATGTCGATGACCAGCCGGTCGCTAATCAGCAACAGGGCTGGATTACGCATTTCACCAACCATTTGCGAAATGAATTAAACCGGCGGATGGGGCGCAAAGACAATTACCATTTCTGGAAGGATTTCCGCTTGCAGGGTAATGATGCGGTTACGCCGGAAATCGAGCAGCAGGTGACGCAAGCAAATACGTTGGTGATTCTGTTTTCCACGGGCTGGATGGCTTCGCCCTGGTGTCAAAGGGAACTGGAACTGTTTCAAAGCAGTCATCCCGACCTCAGTAAGCGCATCTTCGTGGTTGAGCTGGAGCGCGTAGCGATGGCTGACAAACCCGTCATCATGCAGGATTTGCTCAATTACCCGTTTTGGCGTGTGACCGATAAAGACCGGGTGCGGCAGTTGGGCTTCCCCGTGCCGCAAGCCACTGACACCGATTATTTCGAGCGGCTGGTGGATTTGTCGTATGACATCTCGGCTACCTTGAAAACGCTGCAAACCAGCACTGCCCAACCTGCCGAACCACCCAAAGCCACGGTGTATGTCGCGCCAGTAGATTACCCCTTGTATAGCCAGCGTTCCAACCTGATCAGCGAGTTAAAGCAGTTTGGGATTGCTGCTTTGCCTGCTGCCAATACACCTGACCCGCATATCGACGCGAATTTGGCGCAATGTTCCCATTTTGTGCAATTACTGGATGCCAACTACACGATGGGGATTCCCTGTAACCAGCATTTTACCGCTGAGGTGGCGAAAAAGCCGATCCTGCAATGGCGTGACCCCAAACTCGATTACACGGGCGGGCATGTGCCGGAAGAACACCGCAAATTGCTGGAAGGCAAAACCGTGATTGCCGCACCTTTGTCCGACTTTATCCGCATGGTGCGCGATGTGGTGCTACCCAAACCCAAACTGCCAGAGGATGACGCGCCGAAAGTGAACGGGGAAAAGATGGTGTTTGTCCACGCCAGTCAGGATGATTTCGAGCGTGCTTACCAAGTGGCGCAAGCACTGAAAGCCAGAGGTTACGGTATTGCTTTGCCGCGTTATCAGGGTGAGCCAGAGCGCATCCGCAAGAGTATCGAACGTGGCTACTTGTCCTGTGATGTGATGCTGGTGCTGCACCAAAAAGCACCTGCTGACGTGGTGGAAGATTACTTGTCTGAGGCGCGGGTGAAGACCTTGCAACGCGAAACCAAACTGTTGATCCTGATTTGCCAAGGTGATGGCGCGGAGGAACTGTATTTCATTCCGCCCGGTGTACTGCCACTGATCTGCCACAATAATTTCGACGAACACTGCCTTGAGCAGTTTCTGGCGGAGGTGGAAGCATGA
- a CDS encoding type II toxin-antitoxin system YoeB family toxin has translation MLINSLIEDTKRSPFEGIGKPEPLRHNLAGF, from the coding sequence TTGTTAATCAACAGCCTGATTGAAGACACCAAACGCTCGCCCTTTGAAGGCATCGGCAAACCCGAACCACTGCGGCACAACCTAGCAGGCTTTTAG